The Daucus carota subsp. sativus chromosome 9, DH1 v3.0, whole genome shotgun sequence genome window below encodes:
- the LOC108201967 gene encoding uncharacterized protein LOC108201967, protein MALAKSKKPMIPLKSGLTTTLFFVILFTIPALLLLHTPPTSICTSFSTYTKTFSGDLRNAEFSWNRLKFYKQDPPLERMKIAVFSRKWPSGASPGGMERHAQTLHTALANRGHQVHIFTSPPSEDSGSTLSSQESDPSTKFSPHIHYHEGEAGRWSYNKAWELYEEEQKNGLFDVVHSESVALPYWRARDVPNLAVSWHGIAMESVHSNIYQDLVRDPKEKISPGFNTTIHGVIPKVLDEIRFFQHYAHHIAISDSCGEMLRDLYQIPNKRVHVIVNGVDENDFKQNRELGQKFKAQIGLPKNASLVLGVAGRLVKDKGHPLLHEAFSKLIESHPNVYLIIAGSGPWENRYKDLGSQVITLGSMKPDQLGGFYNAIDIFVNPTLRPQGLDLTLMEAMMSGKPVMASRFPSIKGTIITDEAYGFMFSPNVESLKETLDLVVAEGSERLAQRGKACREFAASMFTATKMALAYERLFLCIKNNTFCRYP, encoded by the coding sequence ATGGCCTTAGCCAAGTCCAAGAAACCAATGATCCCTCTAAAATCTGGCCTTACCACAACTCTTTTCTTTGTGATTCTCTTTACCATTCCGGCTCTTCTACTTCTCCACACCCCCCCAACTTCCATTTGCACCAGCTTCTCTACTTACACGAAGACGTTTTCGGGGGATCTTCGTAATGCAGAATTTTCATGGAACCGTCTGAAATTCTACAAACAAGATCCCCCGTTGGAGCGGATGAAAATAGCTGTTTTCTCCCGGAAATGGCCCAGTGGGGCCTCCCCGGGAGGTATGGAGCGTCATGCACAGACGCTCCATACTGCTCTGGCCAACCGTGGCCACCAAGTCCATATTTTCACTTCTCCCCCTTCGGAGGACTCTGGTTCAACTCTGTCTTCTCAAGAAAGTGATCCATCTACGAAATTCTCTCCTCATATCCATTACCACGAGGGTGAAGCGGGGAGATGGAGCTACAACAAGGCATGGGAGCTGTATGAAGAGGAACAGAAAAATGGCCTTTTCGATGTGGTTCATTCAGAGAGCGTAGCACTGCCTTACTGGCGAGCCCGAGACGTCCCCAACCTTGCGGTTTCATGGCATGGCATTGCCATGGAAAGTGTCCACTCCAATATCTATCAAGATCTCGTACGTGATCCCAAAGAAAAAATTTCCCCTGGTTTTAACACAACAATACACGGGGTAATTCCTAAAGTACTTGATGAAATAAGGTTTTTTCAACACTATGCTCACCATATTGCTATAAGTGATAGCTGCGGAGAAATGCTCAGAGATCTTTATCAAATTCCTAACAAAAGGGTCCATGTCATAGTCAATGGAGTCGACGAAAATGATTTCAAACAAAACAGAGAATTAGGCCAAAAATTCAAAGCTCAAATAGGCCTTCCAAAAAATGCAAGTTTAGTCCTTGGAGTTGCAGGAAGACTGGTGAAGGACAAAGGCCACCCCCTTCTCCATGAGGCCTTCTCCAAGCTCATAGAAAGCCACCCGAACGTGTACCTCATCATTGCAGGATCCGGGCCCTGGGAGAATCGATACAAAGACTTGGGATCCCAAGTGATCACATTAGGCTCCATGAAGCCTGATCAGCTAGGGGGATTTTACAATGCAATTGACATTTTTGTCAACCCAACACTGAGACCACAAGGGCTTGATCTGACACTGATGGAGGCCATGATGAGTGGAAAACCAGTCATGGCGTCGCGATTTCCAAGCATCAAAGGCACAATCATCACTGATGAAGCGTATGGTTTCATGTTTTCTCCGAATGTGGAGTCTTTGAAGGAGACATTGGATTTAGTTGTAGCAGAGGGCTCTGAAAGGCTAGCTCAGAGAGGAAAAGCTTGTAGGGAATTTGCAGCATCCATGTTTACAGCAACTAAAATGGCATTAGCATATGAGAGACTGTTTCTTTGTATCAAGAATAATACATTTTGTAGGTATCCTTAG